CCGGTGGAGATAAAGCAAAAGGCAAAATACCATTGCGTAATACGTACGACGTGCATGTAATCCATAGGACACTAGCTACACTCCACGTACTTAGGTAGCCCATCAACCACAAGCCACAACCACTAGTGCAGATGAAAGACAAAAAACTCGAAAGCACCATATCGCTTCACGCGTCGTCTCTGTGGCAACACCGGGTGTTCTTGACCACATGCAGCAACTGAAGTTGAGTTGCGTCAGACGTGCGCCGGTGACCTAACACGACACGTAGAGCAACCGTGGATCGACCTGAGAGACGCCGGTAGGACGCTCCTACGCGAACACTCGCGCGCGATCCAATCAACCCTCACAGATTTGGTGCTCCACTGGTAGGTTCAGACCGAATCAATCAGATAAGTGTAGCTGAACTGCCAGCCGACAAAGTACCAAATTATCCCAAAAACAGTACTGACTTCGGGTGTGGTTTTGGCCGTTTTGCTCTGGATATTTCAGCGTATAGTTTAAGAATGAGATACATCATTCAATCATAAGTAGATCTTCGAGGAAGGCTCCTGCCTAAAGCCAGTTACACTCTGGTAGCTTCGAAGTACACTAATTAGAGCTTGACGTGTGTGGTGTGCTGCACCGGCCATATCATCACTCAGGTCTCAAAATTCCAAACTAATTTAGCACCATATAACTGCATGGGTAGAGACTGAACACAAACATAACTGAAGTCAGTAAACAACTCCCAGAATGCAGGTGACCTACCAGGGATCCATGCCAGATGCCATTGTTCAGTAAGACCGCTAGTCTCTCTAGTCTCTCCTGCAAACAAGTAGACAGCTCTAATTTCATTTAGCGTGCTATAAATACCAGGCATTCTCTCGTCTCCAAACCACCACCACAGAAACAAGCAGCCCTCACATACACAGACAAGAGTGCAAACCTTTCACCGTGCGTGGAAGCGTGCAAGATGAACACCATGTCAGCCGTTGTCTTCCTCGGGGTTTTGATGCTCTCATGCAGTTACATGAGCAGCGCGGCACGGCACCTAGAGGAGGCCGTGCCCAAGGAGGAGCACCCACCGCATCCCATTGTGCCGGAGGTGCCAAAACCTGAACTCCCACCACACCCTGTTGTGCCCGAGCTGCCGAAGCCTGAACTGCCTCACCATGTCATCCCAAAGCCAAAGGAGCCCGAAGTGCCGCACCATGCAGTACCAGAGATGCCAAAGGTGCCCGAAGTGCCGCACCCTGCTGTGCCGGAGCTACCGAAGCCCGagctgccgccacaccctgcaaTGCCCGAGCTGCCGAAACCTGAGCTACCTCATCCAGTTGTCCCTGTGGTGCCAAAGGAGCATGAAGTCCCACACCCTGTCGTACCAGAGGCGCCAAAGGAGCACGAAGAGCCCCATTCTGCTGTGCCCGAGCTGCCAAAGCCGGAAATTCCACATCCTACCGTGCCCGAGGTACCAAAGATGCCAGAACTGCCGCACCCCACCATGCCGGAGTTTCCAAAGCATGAACTGCCACCATTCCCCAAAGCCGAGCTTCCCCCGAAGCCTGAGTTCCACCTCCCAGAGGCAGAGGCCAAGCCATGATCGTACTATACCTACATCATCGGCGAGCTATCTAAGTTTTATATGTATACCAGATGCATGTGTGTGTGTGATGGTTATGTAAAAGTGTGTGCTAGCTGTACATGTCGTTACTCGTTAGCATGCGGTCGAGTTCGTCAGACGAGCTGGCTCTGTCATTACCAAGGAGCGCTATGTATTGAGTTTGAGTGGTATTGCATGTTGCAGCTGCTAGATCTGTTATTTAATACATATATAAGTGATACACGATGTATATGCATTGTATATACACTACGGGAAAAACGCTCGTTGCCGTGCAACCACATTTTGCCGTGTGCTCGCGCACGGCAAACAATACTTTGCCGTGCAACGTAAACAGAAAACGCACGGCAACGAccaacgcacggcaaagaggacctacggcgcacggcaaagataaagcgcacggcaaagcctcagCAAAGCGCACGGCAATGAAAGAAGGCACGGCAAAGAGAGGAAGGCGTTGCCGTGAGATTCCCTTTGCCGTGGGCCAGCCACTGCCGCACGGCAcaggcttctttgccgtgcgctgtgcACAGtctcgcacggcaaaggctgcttTGCCGTGTACATTttcctttgccgtgtgccttgtggtattttctcctttttctttctatATTGTATTTATTTTAATGCTTATATTTTATTCTTGAAATATGACAAGTACCACATCTTGATTAATGAATGTTTATACTATATTTTTGCAATACGACAAGTACTCTAAGTCCTTACTCCCCCTCCAACATATCAGGGTTTCGGCGTAAACAAACCGCGTTCggggaatcttccaagtgctatcgcctgaaagagaggaatgccacacagccttgcaccatttggtgaatcacaccttccaacacactttcacacatatcctaggtccacatgcaagtgttggtggcattccggtgctccggcggtagttcccccccgaaaacggcggtctgcgtgcctcggggggtctacccccctagatttcaccgcgcgaggttccaccaacatactttttgataggtttagttttgtttaggccatatacacatgtaaaggtaggtttggcacactttggcacattgtagccaccggtatacccgcagtgggacacttcagcctacaagtcaagGAATCTTTCAAGTGctgtcgcccgaaagagaggaatctcacacatgggagcaatgccttgcaccatttggtgaatcacaccttccaacacactttcacacatatcctaggtccacatgcaagtgttggtggcattccggtgctccggcagtcgtccccccccccccccgaaaacggcggtatgcgtgcctcgggggtctacccccctagatttcaccgcgcgaggttccaccaacatactttttgataggtttagttttgtttaggccatatacacatggaaaggtaggtttggcacactttggcacattgtagccaccggaagggcacctcttgccgcaaaacttctactattcgaaaaaattgctcagtgacctcaagatgtcatctcagcagatacacgcttgtccaaagggatgcatgctattcagagaggagcatgctaacacaaactattgcatccattgcaaaagctctaggtactttgaggttgacaccaatggtgatggtcagaagaggcagaccacggttgccaagaatatcctccgctatcttccagtcctaccgaggatccagcggctcttcatgaccgaggatattgcccagcagatgaggtgggctGTAGAAGGGATCAGACCAGACAGtggcaagatgatacatccgtctgatggtactgcatggaagaactttgtcaagaaataTCCCCTGAAAGccggtgacccgaggagcgtagcaattgcgatatcaaccgatgggttcaatccatatggtatgtcggctgcggtatacagttgttggccagtgtttgttattcccctGAACCTACCCCCTGGCGTCTGCACGAGATCAGagtacatgtttgtgtcgatgataatcccaggacCAAAATACCCGGGTAAGAACATGAACGTGTATCTGGAACCACTGATTGATGACTTGTTTCTTGGCTGGGAAGATCGCGGGATCCGAACTTATGACGCGGCAAAGAAGGAacacttcgatatgtatgtctgGTACCACACGTCTCTGCATGACttgccagcacgtgctttgttctgcgggtggtgtacacatgggaagtggccttgtccGGAGTGCAGGCAagccgtgactttcttctggctaaacaagggtggcaagtattcctgctttgatgaagctcgacagttccttgagcagAATCATgaatacaggagtgatgtaaagagcttcaaaaaaggccgtgttgtccatgcaccgaagccaattccgaagaccggacAGGAAACCAAGGCCGAGTTAGACGCTCTCCAGCCTaaccctgatgggaatggtttcttgggatatggggagacacaccaatggacccacaagccgtgcttctggaagcttccttactttgagtttctggagctcccgcataacattgatgtaatgcacaccgagaagaatatcagtgaagccatttggagcaccatagtggacactgagaagacgaaggataacataaaggctcgaattgaccaagaaaagttgtgcgataggccagagttgaacatgaagccacctcatggtgccaaaaaaacttggactaagccacacgctccgttctgcctcacaaaggcccaaaaaagggaggtcttccaatggatgaaggactccttgtttttccctgatgggttcgcagccaactggatgaggggtcttaacattgaaacgttgcgagtacaaggactgaagagtcatgactaccacgtatggattgagcggataatgccggtgatgattcgaggctatgtccctgagaagacttggcgagtgctagcgaggttgagttatttcttccgccagatttgtgctagggagttagacactaaagtgattgagaagctggatgaacaggcacccatgttgcttcgcgatctagagaagatctttcctccagcgttctttaatccgatgcaacatatGATCCTCCACCTCGCGAAGGAATGCTTAAAGTTCATGTCTATTCTAGcgattatgttcaattttagccattcaatgtcaattctagttcttccatgtcaattctagttcttacatgtcaattttagccattgcATGTCACTTATGCATCTATATAAGAACTTGTAGGAGGACAAGGAAatggaggacaaggaggtggagaaggacaaggaagTGGAGGACAAGGAAGTGGTGAAGGTTGACGTTGCTTGTATGAACTTTGTTGTGTGACTTGGAGCATTCTATGTATGAATTTGTTGTTGGACTACTTTGTTTTTGGTGGACTTCGTTGTTGTTGGACTATTGTATGGAACATTCTATGTATGGACTTTGTTAGACTATTAGTGGTTGAACTTTGTTGTTGATGATATGCAAATGTCTATATATTGTGCTATATATGTATCTGGAAATATATATCTATTCTGTGAATTATATGTGCAGGGATTAAATGGAAACAGCAAAAAGCTGGAATTTTTTCAGCACCTTTGCCGTgcacatgcacacggcaaagagaaagccgcacggcaaaggctttctttgccgtgcacatgcacacggcaaagggtgCCCAGCTGTGCACAGCTGCCACCTGGTGAACTCTTTGCCGTGCGGGGTGAGGctgaagcgcacggcaaagcccaCCCTTTGCCATGCGGCGTGGAGGcggagcgcacggcaaaggcctccgCACGGCAAACGTTccaggcgcacggcaaaggaaggCTCACGGCAAAGGGTGcccagcgcacggcaaagcagggttgcacggcaaaggcctttgccgtgccaCTTGCccgcggcgcacggcaaagccgtcTTTGCCGGGCGGGTCGTTGCCGTGCAGTCTTTGCCGTGCaagcccgcacggcaaaggcgttgCCGAGCTGATTTtgtcctttgccgtgcgtttcgGCTGCACGGCAAAGCTCTGTTGTGCCGTAGTGATACATGAGTAGTGCATACATTTTGGAGTTTTTGTACTTGACATTATGTTTGGATTTATACATGTATGCACTCCCTCCTAATAAATAAGTCTTTAAAAAAAGTCGAGCTAAATAAATTTGACCAGAAATTTAGAAAAAATTATCAACAACTACAAAATTATATgtatcatatgaaaatatatttcatataTGGTGTATTTAACCATATTTGATCTCTAGTTGTTATGGGCGTTGTCTAAGTATACGTGATGTTTGAGTGGCTTATGTTTCTAGTACTGCTTTGTTATTTCATGATCGATTTACTTACATGTCACTGTCCAGGTTTGTGTACAAATAGATAATCTCTGAATTGAAGTTATATCCTTAGTTACGTAAAACTTCTTTAAGTTAGACTAATTTTTACATACAAAAGTATCAACGTCTACTCTACAACACAACATCAGTTTCATTAATTACATTCATCATCATGGACTATATTTTTGTACTATATATTCAAAGTTATAGCTATTAGCACATTTTTTTTACAAGACCAGGTCAAACTTAACGATATTTGAGTCAGGCAAAGCTAAAACTTCAAATAATTTGGAAGGGAGGGAGTAGAAGAGTTCTAATCTGAATTCATATGCTTGGGAGTTCATACGTAACTTTGTAGTGTGTCCTCTAGTCTTTTATCTTTCCAAGTTTTTCTTTTGCAGTTTATCTTTTCATAGTTAAAGTGTGCTGATTTCTTACGTTTTCTAAAAGCTAAAGGAGTATATGCAGTTACACCAAAATAACTAAATAAGAACATATCTATGAGACCTTTTATACCATCTCCAGTGGCGGCATACCCAGAAATTTCTCCGGGCAAACATGTTTAAGAGACCATTTTTTAGATagaatcatcataaaaattacctaACGTAAGTTGTCACGTGACCGATAAGACTAGACGGGACGCTAGGTCCGCCGATGACAATCTTCACCGTTCAAACGTCGCCACTCACCACCAACAATACATAAAGCAAACATTGATGAAAACATTGCAGTTTGCACTCTAGTCTCTAGACATAGATTACATGTCCCTAGTCTCCTAGCCCGAAGTCGCTGCCAGAGAGGAGGCTAAGTAACGAAAACCAACGGATGGAGAAGCTTTATGTTCATGTGCCTAGATCTAATACTTGTTAGAAGAGACCAGAGTTAGAATCCTGCCAGAAATGAAATCTTGAACTTCTTTTAATAAGGAGTACTTTTTTCTATTAAAAAAATGCTACCAAGGGCTAGTCTTGATTTGTTTCAGATTTTAACTCTTTTAGAAAacaaacaaataaagaaaatcctAATTGATAACCGTCTATTGCATATACAACACGCATGTCTCCTCTGCTGATTACAAGTTTACAACACGCATGTTTCTCTTCTCTTCCATGAATTGTCCCTCTCGTGTGTGCCTTCCTATTGGGGTTATTAGCTGTTGCCTGTAACGTAGCCATTGCGAAAGATCATCCATCCACCTGTCTCCCGTCATTGGCCCCCCTCCCCATTCTTCTCCGCCTATCGGGGTCGCTAATGTCTCGCGCACATCGGCGTCTCCACAGCTGGAGCTCCTCCATCCGAGCCGACCGTCGTTGTTGCCACTCCTTCCTCGGGGAAGTTGCCCAACTGTTTTTCCTCCTCATCTCTTTGTCCATGATCCCAGCTTAGGATTGATAGAGGACCAAAGGAGATGGGTCGACGTTCATCGATTCCGGTGAGAGTCCGGTCCGTTTTCGGAATCTCGGGGACGAAGAGCGTGTGATGGTTTTTATGGTAAATTTTCCTTGCTGCAAAGGTTTTTTCGAAATGCTACAAACAACTGCCATTTCTATTGTGGACATGCCAGTAAATTGTTGCAATGATTCCTGGGGTATGCTACAAATAGATTTTTTTTTCATTGCTTAAAATGTATTTCCCCGATGTGATGCGCATTTTCCGCATACCTTGGATGAGTTTATTTGTTGTGTTGCAATCAGTAACACATTTTAGCATGTTTTGCTCCAAATAAATGGTGATGTGTTGCCTACATATCCTATATTTTCTACATGGGTGTGTTCAAAATACAGATTTTTGCTACATTTTGCAAGTTTTTATGGATTCATAAAACTGTTGCAAAATGATATTATAAAAAAAATTCAACTATCATGTTCAAAAAAATGTTACACTCGCTATTCTTTTGTAGCAATGATGGGGTCCATTTCAGCATGCTGAAAGTGATGGCTACATCAATCTGTGACGCCTGACACCACAAGGAAAATGGTATCTGTCCAATTATGGTGGATACTAAATATCATAAAGATCAAATGGTGTCTGTCTGGAACTTGCCAAAAAGGTTTGAAGCTAGATGGTTGGAAGAACCATCGGTAGATTAAGTGGTGAACCATTTTTGGGAAAACGCAAGATTATCTGGGAGTGCTCTAATGAAAATAGACGAGGTTCATGGTGATCTGTAGTCATGGGATAAAAACATTCTAAAAAGCCCAAAGAGACATATTAAAAATCTGAAGGAGTTAGAAGATCTGAAGAGGGGGTCAATGACGGATGAGGCAACATACAGTCAACATGTTATTTTATTAACTTTGGAAAACCTTTTTGAACAAGAAGAGATTGTGTGGTTATAGAGGGGGCGAGAAAATTGGTTACGACAAGGTGATAGAAATACTACTT
This region of Lolium perenne isolate Kyuss_39 chromosome 2, Kyuss_2.0, whole genome shotgun sequence genomic DNA includes:
- the LOC127332768 gene encoding uncharacterized protein codes for the protein MNTMSAVVFLGVLMLSCSYMSSAARHLEEAVPKEEHPPHPIVPEVPKPELPPHPVVPELPKPELPHHVIPKPKEPEVPHHAVPEMPKVPEVPHPAVPELPKPELPPHPAMPELPKPELPHPVVPVVPKEHEVPHPVVPEAPKEHEEPHSAVPELPKPEIPHPTVPEVPKMPELPHPTMPEFPKHELPPFPKAELPPKPEFHLPEAEAKP